One Dioscorea cayenensis subsp. rotundata cultivar TDr96_F1 chromosome 15, TDr96_F1_v2_PseudoChromosome.rev07_lg8_w22 25.fasta, whole genome shotgun sequence genomic region harbors:
- the LOC120277231 gene encoding LOW QUALITY PROTEIN: protein QUIRKY-like (The sequence of the model RefSeq protein was modified relative to this genomic sequence to represent the inferred CDS: inserted 2 bases in 1 codon): MAGATVRKLMVEVVEAKNLLPKDGTGTSSPYVIVDFDGQRKRTQTIPRDLNPAWNEVLAFDLISSRNEIMGETLEVDVYHDKKVGPSRRNNFLGRVRLDSRQFVNKGEEALIHFPLEKKSFFSWIRGEIGLKIYYFDEPVPAPEPEKAEEAPAEVAPAEGGGETEKVEATVVAQQAEGDAAKQEEQTPVAEANPPESEAPAPSPADDAQNPQEQVEAESLAPAPENTENAMQQPAEEAPVPDPAPAPAPAPAAAATVADPVQEAIQPQVRAVPRQKTKAPEPIERSTFDLVDKMQYLFVRVVRARSLPNGAKPHVRITASGRQACTTVARRVGKLSEWNQTFAFARDPAVADDSSMIEVSVWDLPPDAHVDDGDDRHFLGGLCFDVSDIPKRDPPDSTLAPQWYALEGRWARSGDLMLSTWIGTQADEWFREAWKADGSSRHGSGSKVYQSPKLWYLRATIIELQDAVLAAREISISFRATLGFQMQRTRYSISRNGTAPSWNEDLIFVAAEPFDEDQRLILQMETRNGKETIVLGSAVIPLSSVERRVDDRKVASRWLDLIPADEKRRRSFGGRLHIRVCLDGGYHVADEPSHAASDYRPSARQLWRPPIGSIELGIISCKGLLPMRTVDGKGTTDAFAVAKYGPKWARTRTISDNFDPAWNEQYTWEVHDPCTVLTIAVFDDSIDSTSKXTPPAVPMGRLRLRISTLETNRAYRCFFPLTILLPSGLKRMGDIEIAVRFSRPGSSLDLLHLYTQPMLPAMHHARPIPAAQREPLRLAAARIVAAHLSRAEPSLKKEVVVWVLEAEPKGFSMRRVRANWQRIVSSLTWLADVAKWMDEIRRWRNPTAAVMVHMVIILIAWYPDLIVPVIGVHVAGIGIIRYRKRVRGPEGPVLGIEGGVIDRDELDEEWDPVPSAKAAEVVRTRYDKMRVVGSRVQGMLGDVAAQVERVQALVSWKDPRATGMFVGACLVVSMVVFLVPARVVGVVAGFYWLRHPMFRDRMPPAALNFFRRLPALSDRIV; this comes from the exons ATGGCTGGTGCAACGGTGAGGAAGCTGATGGTGGAGGTGGTAGAGGCGAAGAACCTTTTGCCCAAAGACGGGACGGGGACGTCCAGCCCGTACGTGATCGTGGACTTTGACGGGCAACGGAAACGAACGCAGACCATTCCGAGAGATCTCAATCCTGCATGGAATGAAGTGTTGGCGTTTGATTTGATTAGTAGTAGGAATGAGATAATGGGAGAGACGCTGGAGGTGGATGTTTACCATGATAAGAAGGTTGGGCCGAGCCGGAGGAACAATTTTCTTGGGAGAGTGAGGTTGGATTCTAGGCAGTTTGTGAATAAGGGAGAGGAGGCGCTTATTCACTtccctttggagaagaagagcttTTTCAGTTGGATTCGAGGTGAGATTGGGCTgaagatttattattttgatgagcCTGTTCCGGCCCCGGAGCCGGAGAAGGCTGAAGAGGCACCGGCTGAAGTAGCGCCAGCTGAGGGTGGTGGGGAGACGGAGAAGGTTGAGGCAACCGTGGTGGCACAACAAGCTGAAGGTGATGCTGCTAAGCAAGAAGAGCAAACTCCGGTAGCGGAAGCAAACCCTCCAGAATCGGAAGCTCCGGCACCTTCCCCGGCGGACGACGCTCAGAATCCTCAAGAGCAAGTGGAAGCTGAATCTCTGGCCCCAGCTCCGGAAAATACAGAGAACGCCATGCAACAACCAGCGGAGGAAGCACCGGTTCCGGATCCGGCTCCTGCCCCAGCCCCGGCCCCGGCGGCGGCGGCGACGGTGGCCGATCCAGTACAAGAAGCCATACAGCCGCAGGTAAGGGCAGTGCCCCGGCAAAAAACAAAGGCGCCTGAACCGATCGAACGTTCGACGTTCGATTTGGTGGACAAAATGCAGTATTTGTTCGTCCGGGTCGTGCGGGCACGGTCGCTGCCCAACGGGGCAAAACCGCACGTAAGGATCACCGCCTCCGGCCGCCAAGCTTGTACCACCGTCGCCAGGAGAGTTGGGAAATTATCGGAGTGGAACCAGACCTTCGCGTTCGCCCGTGACCCTGCCGTAGCCGATGACTCCTCCATGATCGAAGTCTCCGTCTGGGACCTCCCGCCGGATGCCCACGTTGACGATGGGGACGACAGGCATTTTCTCGGCGGTCTCTGCTTCGATGTGTCGGACATCCCTAAGAGGGATCCGCCGGACAGCACACTGGCCCCGCAGTGGTACGCGCTGGAGGGGAGATGGGCTCGCAGTGGAGATCTCATGCTCTCGACGTGGATCGGAACTCAAGCTGATGAATGGTTCCGTGAAGCTTGGAAGGCGGATGGATCATCCCGTCATGGATCCGGCTCAAAGGTGTACCAATCCCCCAAACTCTGGTACTTGCGCGCCACCATCATCGAGCTCCAAGATGCGGTTTTAGCGGCGAGGGAGATCTCGATCTCCTTCAGAGCAACGCTAGGGTTTCAGATGCAGAGAACCCGCTACTCCATCAGCCGCAACGGCACGGCGCCGTCGTGGAACGAGGATCTAATTTTCGTAGCCGCCGAGCCATTCGATGAGGACCAGAGACTGATTCTCCAGATGGAGACCCGGAACGGCAAGGAAACCATCGTGCTCGGCTCCGCCGTCATCCCACTTTCCTCCGTCGAGCGCCGCGTCGACGATCGAAAGGTCGCCTCACGGTGGCTCGACCTCATACCCGCCGACGAGAAAAGGAGGAGATCATTCGGTGGCAGGTTACACATCCGGGTATGCTTAGACGGTGGCTACCACGTGGCCGACGAGCCCTCCCACGCGGCAAGCGACTACCGCCCATCCGCGCGACAGCTATGGCGACCACCAATCGGCTCCATCGAGCTCGGCATCATCAGCTGCAAGGGTCTCCTCCCAATGCGCACGGTGGACGGGAAAGGAACAACAGACGCCTTCGCAGTAGCCAAATACGGCCCCAAATGGGCCAGAACCCGCACCATCTCCGACAACTTCGATCCAGCGTGGAACGAACAATACACCTGGGAAGTCCACGACCCCTGCACCGTCCTCACCATCGCCGTCTTCGACGACTCCATCGACAGCACCTCGAA GACTCCACCTGCCGTCCCAATGGGAAGACTCCGACTCCGGATCTCCACCCTCGAAACCAACCGCGCCTACCGCTGCTTCTTCCCACTCACCATCCTCCTCCCCTCCGGCCTCAAACGCATGGGCGACATCGAGATCGCCGTCAGGTTCTCCCGTCCAGGATCATCCCTCGACCTCCTCCACCTCTACACCCAACCAATGCTGCCGGCAATGCACCACGCACGCCCAATCCCAGCCGCGCAACGGGAACCCCTGCGCCTCGCGGCGGCGAGGATCGTGGCGGCGCATCTCTCCCGCGCCGAACCATCTCTCAAAAAAGAGGTCGTCGTTTGGGTTCTAGAAGCTGAGCCAAAAGGGTTCAGCATGAGAAGGGTCCGGGCCAACTGGCAGAGGATCGTGTCTAGCCTGACCTGGCTCGCTGACGTGGCAAAATGGATGGACGAGATCAGAAGATGGAGGAATCCAACGGCCGCAGTGATGGTACACATGGTGATTATACTAATAGCTTGGTACCCCGACCTGATCGTGCCGGTGATCGGGGTACACGTGGCGGGGATAGGAATCATTAGATATCGGAAGCGTGTTAGAGGGCCTGAAGGGCCCGTGTTGGGGATTGAAGGTGGGGTCATCGATAGGGATGAGTTGGATGAGGAGTGGGACCCAGTGCCAAGCGCGAAGGCGGCGGAGGTGGTGAGAACTAGATACGATAAGATGAGGGTGGTGGGGTCCAGAGTGCAGGGAATGTTGGGTGACGTGGCAGCGCAGGTGGAGAGAGTGCAAGCGTTGGTGAGCTGGAAGGATCCGAGAGCGACGGGGATGTTTGTGGGGGCGTGTTTGGTGGTGTCGATGGTGGTGTTCTTGGTGCCGGCGCGTGTGGTTGGGGTTGTGGCCGGGTTTTACTGGTTGCGGCACCCGATGTTCCGGGACCGGATGCCGCCTGCTGCGCTGAACTTTTTTAGGAGGTTGCCGGCGTTGTCTGATCGGATTgtgtag
- the LOC120277625 gene encoding ammonium transporter 2 member 5-like, producing the protein NSLPTAYTTTESSPEWLNKGDNSWQLTAATVVGLQTIPGILILYGSIVKKKWAINSSFMVLYTFACVLLCWVCWAFQMSFGQQMFFFVGRPHFALDQKYLLGQGFAGLYPRATLVFFQFVFAAITVVLVAGAVLGRMSFKAWMLFVPMWLTVSYTVGAFSVWSPKGFLFEAGVMDFAGGFVIHLSSGVAGFTAAYWVGPRESKDRERFPPNNILLMLAGAGLLWMGWTGFNGGAPYAANIDASLAILNTHICTATSLLVWLFLDVFFFEKPSVIGAVQGMITGLVCITPAAGLVQGWAAIIMGILSGSIPWYTMMVLHRKIKFLIYVDDTMAVFHTHAVAGSLGGILTGFFAEPRLNRLFFGDDPRYIGLAYALKDNRSMAGFRQIGIQLAGIAFIVILNVVVTSAICLIIRVIVPLRLTDEEMEIGDDAVHGEEAYALWEDGEKFEIAQRNKMFDVQDIESRSVQMTERF; encoded by the exons AATTCCCTCCCCACAGCATACACCACAACAGAATCCAGTCCTGAATGGTTGAACAAAGGTGACAACTCATGGCAACTCACAGCAGCCACCGTCGTCGGCCTTCAAACCATCCCCGGAATCCTCATCCTCTACGGCAGCATCGTCAAAAAGAAATGGGCCATTAACTCCTCCTTCATGGTCCTCTACACCTTCGCCTGTGTCCTTCTCTGCTGGGTTTGCTGGGCATTTCAAATGTCATTCGGACAACAAATGTTCTTTTTTGTAGGACGTCCTCACTTTGCATTGGACCAGAAGTATCTTTTGGGACAAGGGTTTGCAGGGTTGTATCCGAGAGCCACGTTGGTGTTTTTCCAGTTTGTGTTTGCGGCGATAACGGTGGTGCTGGTGGCCGGAGCCGTGTTGGGGAGGATGAGTTTTAAGGCGTGGATGTTGTTTGTTCCCATGTGGTTGACGGTGTCTTACACGGTTGGGGCGTTTAGTGTTTGGTCACCGAAAGGGTTCTTGTTTGAGGCTGGTGTTATGGATTTTGCTGGTGgttttgttattcatttgtcTTCTGGTGTTGCTGGTTTCACTGCTGCTTACTGg GTAGGACCAAGGGAAAGCAAAGACAGAGAGAGGTTCCCACCAAACAACATTCTGTTGATGCTTGCAGGCGCAGGCCTGCTTTGGATGGGTTGGACAGGGTTCAATGGAGGAGCTCCATATGCAGCAAACATTGATGCTTCTTTGGCCATCCTCAATACTCACATTTGCACTGCCACCAGCCTTCTTGTTTGGCTCTTTCTTgatgttttcttcttcgaaaaaCCGTCAGTCATCGGCGCCGTTCAGGGGATGATCACTGGCCTTGTCTGCATCACTCCCGCTGCCG GGTTGGTGCAAGGCTGGGCTGCTATTATAATGGGCATCCTTTCAGGCAGCATTCCTTGGTACACCATGATGGTCCTTCACAGGAAGATAAAATTCCTCATCTATGTTGATGATACCATGGCTGTCTTCCACACCCACGCCGTCGCCGGAAGCCTTGGAGGCATCCTCACTGGATTCTTTGCTGAGCCTCGACTCAACCGTCTCTTTTTCGGTGATGATCCTAGGTACATTGGCCTAGCCTACGCCCTCAAAGACAACCGCAGTATGGCTGGCTTTCGCCAAATTGGCATTCAACTTGCTGGCATTGCATTCATTGTCATCCTCAATGTCGTTGTTACTTCGGCTATTTGCCTAATTATTAGAGTCATTGTGCCGCTCCGGTTGACCGATGAGGAAATGGAGATTGGAGATGATGCTGTGCATGGGGAGGAGGCTTATGCTTTGTGGGAAGATGGAGAGAAGTTTGAAATTGCACAGAGGAATAAGATGTTTGATGTTCAGGATATTGAGTCCAGGTCTGTGCAGATGACTGAGAGATTCTGA